The proteins below come from a single Bubalus kerabau isolate K-KA32 ecotype Philippines breed swamp buffalo chromosome 19, PCC_UOA_SB_1v2, whole genome shotgun sequence genomic window:
- the SCAMP2 gene encoding secretory carrier-associated membrane protein 2 isoform X2 — protein MSSFDTNPFADPVDVNPFQDPSVTQLTNAPQGGLAEFNPFSETNAATTVPVSQMPGPSQPAVLQPSVEPTQPTPQAVASAAQASLLRQQEELDRKAAELERKERELQNTVANLHVRENNWPPLPVWCPVKPCFYQDFSTEIPADYQRICKMLYYLWMLHSVTLFLNLLACLAWFLVDTSRGVDFGLSILWFVIFTPCAFLCWYRPIYKAFRSDNSFSFFVFFFVFFCQIGIYIIQLIGIPSLGDSGWIAALSTMKHNLAVSAIMMVVAGFFTLCAVLSLFLLKRVHSLYRRTGASFQQAQEEFSQGIFSSRTFRSAASSAAQGAFQGN, from the exons GATCCCTCTGTGACCCAGCTGACCAATGccccacagggaggcctggctgaaTTCAACCCTTTCTCAGAG ACAAATGCAGCGACGACGGTTCCTGTCTCACAGATGCCCGGGCCCTCGCAGCCTGCAGTTCTCCAACCCTCAGTGGAGCCCACCCAGCCAACCCCCCAG GCTGTGGCCTCTGCAGCCCAGGCAAGCCTGCTCCGGCAGCAGGAAGAACTGGACAGGAAAGCGGCCGAGCTGGAACGGAAGGAGCGGGAGCTTCAGAACACGGTGGCCAACTTACATG TGAGAGAGAACAACTGGCCGCCCCTGCCCGTGTGGTGCCCTGTCAAGCCCTGCTTCTATCAGGACTTCTCCACAGAGATCCCTGCTGACTACCAGCGGATATGCAAGATGCTCTACTATCTCTGGATGT tgcatTCAGTGACTCTGTTTCTGAACCTGCTTGCCTGCCTGGCCTGGTTCTTAGTCGACACCTCCAGGGGAGTAGACTTCGGCCTCTCCATCTTGTGGTTTGTGATCTTCACCCCCTGTGCCTTCCTTTGTTGGTATCGACCCATCTATAAGGCTTTCAG GTCTGACAACTCTTTCAGCTTCTTCgtgttcttctttgtatttttctgtcaAATAGGGATCTACATCATCCAGTTGATCGGCATCCCTAGCCTTGGGGACAG TGGTTGGATTGCAGCCCTGTCTACGATGAAGCACAACTTGGCTGTGTCGGCCATCATGATGGTGGTGGCTGGCTTCTTCACCCTCTGTGCCGTGCTCTCACTCTTCCTCCTGAAGCGG GTGCACTCCCTATACCGCAGGACAGGGGCCAGCTTCCAGCAGGCCCAGGAGGAGTTTTCCCAGGGCATCTTCAGCAGCAGGACCTTCCGCAGTGCCGCCTCATCTGCTGCCCAGGGAGCGTTCCAGGGGAATTAG
- the SCAMP2 gene encoding secretory carrier-associated membrane protein 2 isoform X1 yields MSSFDTNPFADPVDVNPFQDPSVTQLTNAPQGGLAEFNPFSETNAATTVPVSQMPGPSQPAVLQPSVEPTQPTPQLLLRQASRFLPTRFLAVSELSERQMLLGGDSILRDSYLRNLPKAVASAAQASLLRQQEELDRKAAELERKERELQNTVANLHVRENNWPPLPVWCPVKPCFYQDFSTEIPADYQRICKMLYYLWMLHSVTLFLNLLACLAWFLVDTSRGVDFGLSILWFVIFTPCAFLCWYRPIYKAFRSDNSFSFFVFFFVFFCQIGIYIIQLIGIPSLGDSGWIAALSTMKHNLAVSAIMMVVAGFFTLCAVLSLFLLKRVHSLYRRTGASFQQAQEEFSQGIFSSRTFRSAASSAAQGAFQGN; encoded by the exons GATCCCTCTGTGACCCAGCTGACCAATGccccacagggaggcctggctgaaTTCAACCCTTTCTCAGAG ACAAATGCAGCGACGACGGTTCCTGTCTCACAGATGCCCGGGCCCTCGCAGCCTGCAGTTCTCCAACCCTCAGTGGAGCCCACCCAGCCAACCCCCCAG CTCCTGCTTAGACAGGCCAGCAGGTTCCTGCCCACCAGATTCCTGGCAGTGAGCGAGCTCTCAGAGAGGCAGATGCTGCTAGGAGGAGATAGTATTCTCAGAGACAGCTACCTGCGAAACCTGCCAAAG GCTGTGGCCTCTGCAGCCCAGGCAAGCCTGCTCCGGCAGCAGGAAGAACTGGACAGGAAAGCGGCCGAGCTGGAACGGAAGGAGCGGGAGCTTCAGAACACGGTGGCCAACTTACATG TGAGAGAGAACAACTGGCCGCCCCTGCCCGTGTGGTGCCCTGTCAAGCCCTGCTTCTATCAGGACTTCTCCACAGAGATCCCTGCTGACTACCAGCGGATATGCAAGATGCTCTACTATCTCTGGATGT tgcatTCAGTGACTCTGTTTCTGAACCTGCTTGCCTGCCTGGCCTGGTTCTTAGTCGACACCTCCAGGGGAGTAGACTTCGGCCTCTCCATCTTGTGGTTTGTGATCTTCACCCCCTGTGCCTTCCTTTGTTGGTATCGACCCATCTATAAGGCTTTCAG GTCTGACAACTCTTTCAGCTTCTTCgtgttcttctttgtatttttctgtcaAATAGGGATCTACATCATCCAGTTGATCGGCATCCCTAGCCTTGGGGACAG TGGTTGGATTGCAGCCCTGTCTACGATGAAGCACAACTTGGCTGTGTCGGCCATCATGATGGTGGTGGCTGGCTTCTTCACCCTCTGTGCCGTGCTCTCACTCTTCCTCCTGAAGCGG GTGCACTCCCTATACCGCAGGACAGGGGCCAGCTTCCAGCAGGCCCAGGAGGAGTTTTCCCAGGGCATCTTCAGCAGCAGGACCTTCCGCAGTGCCGCCTCATCTGCTGCCCAGGGAGCGTTCCAGGGGAATTAG